The genomic segment AGCACCACCGTCAAGAGGAACGGTTGCGGAAAGAAGAGTCACAAAACGTTCCGCCAGTGGAAGGAGTCGTCTCAGCTTTATACAGTGCTTGTTCACCAGTTCGCAATGGCCGAAGTGCTTTGGCATGGATGGCTGACGGACTGTAATGGCAGGAAGCTTCAATGCGTTGTATAAAAAGAGAGACGGTGCGTTCGGCTGACGGTTTTCTTCAGTAAGCGCGGCGCAACAGCCCGCTGACGAGACTCACTCTCGTCAATCACTCCGTTCAGCCCCACCACATATGCCAAGATTCATGCATGAAAATGCATATTTTGAGCATTCACTGTCTGCTCCATAACACCCATTATTATCAGGTCCACTGATGAAACGTGATGTGGTTGCCTCTGGCGACCTCGTGTCCGACATAAACAACATATCCCCTTTGTGGTGGTGTGAAGTACAAGGAGAAATACAGATGAAAAAGAAACTGTTGCTTCAGATGGATTGCAATCCACATGCAAGTGTTTTCGATGCCGTTGTTGCACATGATGCGGGCGTGGACGTCCTGCTCCAACAAAGCGGAATCACCCCTGACGATGTTCGCGACCAGATTTATGGTCTGATGTTCACTCGGGGTGGCGATGATCTGAAAAATTCCGCCGCTTTCATCGGAGGCTCCGACGTTGCCACGGGCGAGGCCATGCTCAAGGCCGCCACCGGAAGTTTCTTCGGCAATGTCCGCGTCTCGGTCATGCTCGACTCCAATGGCTGCAATACCACTGCGGCGGCTGCGGTAGCCAAGCTGTGCGGCAATGATGGTCTGAAAGGGAAAAAATGCGTGGTCTTGGCTGGAACCGGCCCGGTCGGCAAGCGCGCCGCCGGACTCATGGCCCTTGAAGGTGCGGATGTGGTCCTGACCTCCCGTCGCATGGACCGGGTCAACGAAGCCTGCACCGAAGTCAATGAACGTTTCAACGTCACCATCCAGGGTGCCGAAGTCGCCACAGAAGAACAGGCCGCGGCCGCTCTGGACGGCGCCTATGCCGTGTTGTGCGCCGGTGCTGCCGGTATCCAACTCATCAGCAAGGACCTCTGGGCCAATCATCCGACACTCAAACGACTGGGCGACATCAACGCGGTTCCCCCGCTCGGCATTGAGGATACCAAGGCCCATTTCGACGGCGAAACCATGAATGACAAGATCGTCTTTGGCGCACTGGGCATCGGCAACCTGAAGATGAAAGTCCACCGCGAATGCATCAAGCGACTTTTCGCCAGCAACGACAAAGTGTTCGATGCCGAAGAAGTCTACGCAGTCGCCAAGGAGATGCTCTAGAATGCGAATTCTGCTGACAGGAGTGAGCGTGCGGGCTTTGGCGCAGTCAGCGGTTCGAGCGGGGTATGACGTATCCTGCCTGGACTTTTTCGGTGACCGTGATCTGCCTGTTCAGGCTCATTCTGTCAGCATGAGTGATTCCGGGTATGAGACGTATGATCCACATGCCCTTGTGGAGTTGGCGAAACCGCTCGACGACGACGCTCTGGCCTATGTCGCCAGTCTGGAAAATCATCCCGATCTGGTCGCTCGTCTTGCCAAGGATCGTCTGCTAATCGGCAACACACCGGAAACGCTCGAAAAGATTCGCAACTGGACCTTGTTGGAAACCTTTTGTCAGGAATCCGGGATTGCTATGCCACGGATTCTGACCGAAGCCGATTTCCGCACACCTGTTTCGGAACCGGACGAATGGCTGCTCAAACCGATGAAAGGTGGAGGCGGCCACGCCATTCGCCGCTGGGATGGACACCCCCCCGAAACGGGGTGGTATGTCCAGCAACGCGTCGAGGGCATGGCTGCATCCGCAGTCTTTGAAGCGGACGGCACCCGATGCCGAGTTCTGGGTCTTTCCGAACAACTCATCGGTCGCGACCGTTTTGGCGCATCGGGATTCCGCTATTGCGGTAACATCTATCCACTCGTCCCGCAGGGAACCACCAATGGGGACATTGGTTCCTGGGTCGAAAAAACAACACGCAAACTCACCGTTCATTTCGGGTTACGGGGAATCAACGGCCTCGACTTTATCATTCCACCCATTGGGAATCCGGTCCTGGTCGAAGTGAATCCCCGTCCCCCCGCTTCAGCGGAACTTATGGAATTGGCGCATGGGACAAGTATATTTGCTGCCCACATGCACCCTCTGGAACACGTTTGGCACCACGACCCCGCGACCTCCGTCTACGGCAAAGCCGTTGTTTTCGCCATGCGGGACGTGACAGCGCCCGACACGACACCCTGGTTGACGATGCATCGCCGAGATATTCCCAATTCGGGACAGTTTATTCAGGCGGGACATCCGATCTGTACTGTGATCGCGAACGGTATGAATCGTCACGAATGTGTCTGTCGGCTCGGCATGGCTGCCGATGCGGTCCGAGAGGACTGCGGCGAGGTGTTTCCCACGGACACTTCCAACGATATTCCAGCCATTCCCCACCCGGGAACGGACTCCATAAGTCCCTGCTGATTCTATCGATCAGACAGTAGCTCAGAGGCTGAACAACAACCGTTGCATCACGTAACGGAGAGGTAAAATGCACGTAAAAAACACAAAAACGCCAGTAATTTTCGCAGCCATACTCCTGCTGGTTGCCGCGACCATTGGCTATCTCGGAAGCGATCAGACACAGCCGATGCCCACACGTATCCTGTTCGAAAACAAGGGGGGGAAGGTCGTCTTTTCTCATTTGGTCCACCACAGGGACTATCAAATCGAATGTGGACGGTGTCACCACGACCGTCCCGGAGAATCCATCGCAAAACCGGGTGAGGCTCTGGCCTGCGGGTCCTGCCACCCCAATGAATTCAATCAGGAATTTGCAGACAACCACATGGATTCGTTCCCGGATGAATCCTATTGCGTCCGCTGCCACCACCGAGAATTCGACTCACTGATCTTCGATCACGAAGCTCATGAGGAATATGCGTCCGATTGCGCTGAGTGTCACCACGGCACGGACATCGAACCGGAACCGCAAAAATGCTCCAACTGCCATGAAGACACGGATGAGAACGACCTCATCTCCATGCGCGAGGCCGGACATACCAGCTGCGCCAACTGCCATGAAGACATGTTTGACCAAGGGCTTTCCAGTTGCAAATCCTGCCACACCGAAGTGGACATGACTGAATACGACGGGGACTACAGTTCCTGCGAATCCTGTCATGAAGCCGATCCAAGGGAACTGGTCCTCCCCCACATGAACGCCTTCCATGACCAGTGCATGTCCTGTCACGAAGAAATGGGAGCCGGTCCCTATGGCCCAGACAATTGCAACCAATGTCACATAAGCAGGTAGTCCGACCATGAATACGCAAACACGCAAACAATCCGCTCGGGCGGAAATGGTTTTGACCTGTCACTGTGCCGTGGTCAGCTGCGGCCAGACTGTCCGGCAAGGCGAGACCATCGCAACCGCCACTGTCCCGGATCGCGGCGACATTCACGCCCCGTTTGCCGGGAAAATCGTCCACGTTGACCGATACCGTATCCGCATCGATCGAGAGGTCGGCGAAATCGTTTCCCCTGCCATATTGGACGACTTGTCCGGTTCGGAATTCAGGGACAGATTGGCCAAAATGGGTGCGGATCTCCCGGTTGTAACCAACACTGATCGGCTCATTATCAATGCCGTAGACGCAGAACCGACCGTCATGAGCCGCCAATGTCTCTTGATCGAACATGACGAGACACTCAAGGCCGGCATCGAGGCCCTGACCAGAATCTATCACCCGAAGGACATGAATCTGGCCATACCCGATGGCATGAATCACATCATGGATGGCATGGAAACCACCATCATTTCCAACGATTATCCCGCCGGACTAGACCCGTTGGTCGTCAAGGCCGTAACTGGCGAGGAACTGCCGGACAACACGATCATCATCGGTCTCGAAACGGTCTTCCATGTCGGCCGCATCATCGAAACCAGACTTCCTGTCATGGAAACCATGATCACGGTCAAGAACACCGGACGCATCGTGCCCTTGGGCACTCCGGTCGGGACCATTATCGAACAGGAAGGGGACAGCATCCAGGACCGTGATCGCATTGTTCTCGGCGGCGTGCTCCGGGGCGAAGCCGCGGCTTCGCCCAATCAGGGAGTGGCACGCGACACCCTTGCCGTGGCCATTGTCAGCAATCCGTCCCCGGTGGCGGTTGATACGGCCTGTGTCGGGTGCGGTGAATGTGTGCGCCGTTGTCCGGCCCGACTCGATCCGGCCATGATAACCAGCTACGCGGAATTTGGTCAGTACGACCAGGCGGCCGCCGAACACGTCGGAACATGTTTCGAATGCGGCCTGTGCGGGTACTACTGCATCGCCCGTCGTCCCATGCTTCAATATATCAGGCTTGCCAAGGCCGAACTGGCCAAAACCGCAGCCCAAACCGACGAGGGGACTCAACGGTGAAACACCTCAATCCATTTGCACTGACCGTTTCGGTTCCGCCCCACCAGCACTGCGGTGTGACGGTCCGAAGCAGAATGCTCGCCATGCTTGTGGCCATGCTCCCCGCCATTGTCATGGCGGTCGTCAACTTCGGCATCCCCGCAATGCGGGTCATGGCCCTTTCAATGGCCGTGACCGTCTTTACGGAAATGATCTGCGACCTCCTCATGAACCGAAAAACCGACATTCAGGACCTCCATGCCCTGACTGTGGCTCTTGGTTTCGCCTTCCTCCTCCCTGCTTCGGCTCCGTGGTGGCTGGTGACTGTTGGTAGCGCAACCGCCATTGCGCTCGGCAAAATGGCCTTCGGTCCCTTGGGAGGCAGCCCATTCTGTGCTCCCCTCATCGGTTGGGCCATCTGCCGGGTTTCGTGGCCATCATTCATGGACATAGACGCCTCCATGCTGACCACTGAATTGACCTACCCCTTGGCTCAACTCAAAAGCTTCGGACTGGATGCCGTTCAAATCACGGACCCGCTCCAGCTCTTTCTGGGGCACCAACTCGGCGGCCTCGGCGCAGTTCAAATCGCGGGAGTCCTCGTGGGCGGCCTGTTTCTGGTCCTGCGCAAACACGTCTCACCGCTCATCCCACTGGGTGTGCTCGCGGGTGTCACGATCATGGCTTCCATTTTCTACGTGGTCGATTCGTCTGTCTACGCCTCACCCCTGTTTCATCTGATGACAGGATCAACACTGTTCGTGGCGTTCTTTCTGGCACCGGACGGACCATCCAGTCCCTACCGAAACCTGCCCATGCTGCTTTTCGGGCTGTTGATCGGTGTCCTCATGATCATCATCCGCGTCTACGGCGTCTATCCTGATGGTGGAGCATTCGCCGTGCTGCTGGCCAATCTGTGTACTCCAGCCCTTGAACGCATTCGGCCAAAACCGTTCGGAGTGAGGTAAATCATGAAAGGAATATGCACCATGATGCTTGTCCTGTCCCTGATTTGCGGCATCTCCGGCGGCACGCTCGCTGTCTTGAAAGAAACGACCGCTCCGATCATCGAAGAACAGGAGTTGACCTATGTCCAGGCCCCGGCCATTGCGCTGGTTCTGGAGCATCACGACAACAACCCGATTCAGGATCGCAAAAAATTCGAAGTGGACGGCGCATCAGTCACGGTCTTCCCGGCCATGAACAATGGCGCGCCCACAGGCGTAGCGTTCGAGACCTCGGGCAAAGGGTATGGCGGCACCATCGGCGTCATGGTCGGATTCGACCTTGAAAGCGACACCCTGACCGGCATCGGCATCACCACATTGAAAGAAACACCGGGGCTGGGGATGCGCGTCACCGAACACGGATACACCACCCAATTCAAGGGCCATTCCATCGAAAACGTGACCCTGAGCAAAAACGGCGGGGACATCCAGGCCGTGGCCGGAGCAACCATCTCCTCCACGGGCACGGTGGCTGCCGTGCAGCAGGCTATCGCCATCTACAGAACCCTCAAAACACAATTGACGAACGGCTGGTCCTGACCGCTGTTCGCACAAGGATAGACACATGAGTAGATTGTGGAAGGAATTTTCCAAGGGCCTGACAACCGAGCTGCCGCCCTTCAAACTGGTTCTCGGACTCTGTCCGGTGCTGGCGGTCACCAAAACCGCATATAACGGGCTTGGCATGGGGCTGGCCGTCATCTTTGTCCTGACCCTGTCCAACCTGATGATTTCCCTGCTTCGGAAGGTCATCCCGGCCAAGGTCCGCATCGCCTGCTTCATCGTTGTCGCCGCCTCACTGGTCGTGGCCGTGGAACTGCTGATGCAGGCCTACGCCTACCCCCTCTATCAACAACTGGGCATTTTCGTCCCGCTGATCGTGGTCAACTGCATCATTCTGGGCCGGGCCGAGGCCTTTGCCTCGAAAAACGGGCCACTCCTCTCCATCGCCGACGGCGCAGGCATGGGCATCGGATTCACCATGTCCCTAACCTTTCTGGGAGGACTGCGTGAACTGCTCGGCACGGGCAACCTCTTTGGTGCCCACGTGGTCTGGGACGGATTCCAGCCCTTCGGCCTGATGGTCGAGGCGCCCGGCGCATTCATCAGCCTTGGAGTACTCCTCGCCCTGATGGTCTTTGTTCAAAACACGCAGCGCAGACGGCGCGGACTGGCATTGATCGAAGCACCGACCCATGACTGCAAGAGCTGCGGAGCGTGCAGCAACGCGCAAAAAGCCTAAGAGAGATACATCATGCAGGAATACTTTCTCCTCTTCATATCGGCCATCTTCGTCAACAATATCGTCCTGGCCCAATATCTGGGCAACTGCCCATTCATCGGCACGTCAAAAAACACTGGCGTGGCCGTCGGCATGGGATCGGCCGTGGTCTTTGTCATGGTCATGGCAACAGGCCTGACCTGGCTGGTACAGGACAAGCTGCTCGTCCCGCTGGGGCTGGGCTATCTGCAAACCCTGGCCTTCATTCTGGTCATCGCGGCCCTGGTGCAATTCGTTGAGATGTTTCTCAAAAAGATGATCCCACCGCTCTACAAATCATTAGGCATCTTTCTCCCACTGATTACCACCAACTGCGCGGTGATGGGTGTGGCACTCATTGTCCAACGTGAAGAATTCGGCCTGTTCAAATCGATGATGTTCGCCATGGCCTCGGGACTGGGCTTCATGCTTGCTCTGGTGCTGCTGGCGGGTATCCGTGAACGACTGGCGGTCCGCCGACTGCCCGTTGCCATGCGCGGCACCCCCATCGGACTAATCATGGCCGGGCTCATGTCGTTGGCCTTCTTCGCCTTCAAAGGCATGATCTAATGACAGACACTCGCCACAACGATTCGATCATCTGTCCATATTGCGACACCGACAAACGCATGAATAAAGGAATTTGACATGATCATAACTTCTGGACTGACGCTGTTTGGCATCGGCTTCGGAGCCGCAGCGATACTGGGCGTGGCCTCCAAGCTGCTCTACGTCAAGGAAGACCCACGTATTGCTCAAGTGGAAGATTTATTACCCGGTGCCAACTGCGGCGGATGCGGATATCCGGGCTGTTCTGGCTGCGCTGCGGCCATTGTCGCGGGCACGACCTCGGCCTCGACCTGCATTGTTGCCGATGGTGACGCCATAAGCGCCATTGCCGCCATCATGGGCCAGGAGGTCCTTGACCGAGAACCTGAATTGGCTATCCGCGACTGCACGGGCGGCACCCGGGCAGACACAGCCTTTCATTACGAAGGCGTACTGGACTGCCGGGCAGCGCATCAACTCTACGGCGGCAACAAGGAATGCCCCGAAGGATGCCTCGGACTCGGCTCCTGTGTCCGTGCCTGCCCATTCAACGCTATTGAAATGGGACCAAACCACCTGCCAATCATCAACCCGGAACTCTGCAAGGCCTGCGGTAATTGTGTGGAAGCCTGTCCGCGCGGCGTGATCCACGTCGCTGGCATGTCCGCCCGACTGCTCCATCTCAACCAAACCACGGACTGCCTGGCCCCCTGTCGCCAACGCTGCCCGGCACAGATCAACATCCCCAAATACATCGAACAGATCAAGGCTGGAGACTATGACGGCGCAGTCATGACCATCAAGGAACGGAACCCGCTGCTGGTCACCTGTGGCCGCGTGTGTCCGCGTCCCTGCGAGACCGAATGTCGTCGGCAACATGTGGACTCCCCTGTGGGAATCAACATGCTCAAACGCTTTGTGGCCGACCGGGAATTGCACTCCGGTTCACGGCTGTCCGTGCCCTGCGCCAAGGAGACCGGCAAACGGGTGGCGGTCATCGGCGGTGGGCCAGCGGGACTCTCCTGCGCCTACTTCCTGCGCCGACTCGGTCACAGTCCAACCATCTTTGACGCCATGCCCGCGCTGGGCGGCCAGACCCGATACGGCATCCCGGAATACCGACTGCCCAAAGCGGATCTGGACTGGGAAATCGAAGGTATTCTCAGCCTCGGTATCGAAGCGAAGCTCAACACCAGATTCGGTCGCGACTTCACACTGGAATCCCTCAAAAACGAGGGCTATGACGCCGTCTTCATCGGAATAGGCGCATGGCAGGCGTCCGGCATGTATGCCGAAGGCGAAGACCTGGACGGGGTCATGGGCGGTATCGAATTCCTCACCGCGCATGCATTGGGGCAAAAACCCGCAACCGGCAACAAGGTCATCGTGGTCGGTGGCGGCAATACCGCCATTGACGCGGCCCGAACCTGCGTCCGTCTCGGTGCCGAAGTCACCCTCATGTACCGACGCACCCGAAACGAAATGCCAGCCGATGTCGAAGAAATCGACGGAGCCGAAGACGAGGGCGTACAATTCAAATTCCTTGCGGCACCGGCACGCGTCATCGGCGATGCCAACGGCAAGGCCACCCATCTGGAATATTATGAAATGGAACTCGGCGAACCAGATGATTCCGGCCGCCGCCGTCCGGTCAAGAAGGAAGGGTCTGAACAGCGCATGGAGGCCAGTCTGATTA from the Pseudodesulfovibrio sp. JC047 genome contains:
- a CDS encoding RnfABCDGE type electron transport complex subunit D; protein product: MKHLNPFALTVSVPPHQHCGVTVRSRMLAMLVAMLPAIVMAVVNFGIPAMRVMALSMAVTVFTEMICDLLMNRKTDIQDLHALTVALGFAFLLPASAPWWLVTVGSATAIALGKMAFGPLGGSPFCAPLIGWAICRVSWPSFMDIDASMLTTELTYPLAQLKSFGLDAVQITDPLQLFLGHQLGGLGAVQIAGVLVGGLFLVLRKHVSPLIPLGVLAGVTIMASIFYVVDSSVYASPLFHLMTGSTLFVAFFLAPDGPSSPYRNLPMLLFGLLIGVLMIIIRVYGVYPDGGAFAVLLANLCTPALERIRPKPFGVR
- a CDS encoding ATP-grasp domain-containing protein, producing MRILLTGVSVRALAQSAVRAGYDVSCLDFFGDRDLPVQAHSVSMSDSGYETYDPHALVELAKPLDDDALAYVASLENHPDLVARLAKDRLLIGNTPETLEKIRNWTLLETFCQESGIAMPRILTEADFRTPVSEPDEWLLKPMKGGGGHAIRRWDGHPPETGWYVQQRVEGMAASAVFEADGTRCRVLGLSEQLIGRDRFGASGFRYCGNIYPLVPQGTTNGDIGSWVEKTTRKLTVHFGLRGINGLDFIIPPIGNPVLVEVNPRPPASAELMELAHGTSIFAAHMHPLEHVWHHDPATSVYGKAVVFAMRDVTAPDTTPWLTMHRRDIPNSGQFIQAGHPICTVIANGMNRHECVCRLGMAADAVREDCGEVFPTDTSNDIPAIPHPGTDSISPC
- a CDS encoding RnfABCDGE type electron transport complex subunit A, with product MQEYFLLFISAIFVNNIVLAQYLGNCPFIGTSKNTGVAVGMGSAVVFVMVMATGLTWLVQDKLLVPLGLGYLQTLAFILVIAALVQFVEMFLKKMIPPLYKSLGIFLPLITTNCAVMGVALIVQREEFGLFKSMMFAMASGLGFMLALVLLAGIRERLAVRRLPVAMRGTPIGLIMAGLMSLAFFAFKGMI
- a CDS encoding cytochrome c3 family protein, yielding MHVKNTKTPVIFAAILLLVAATIGYLGSDQTQPMPTRILFENKGGKVVFSHLVHHRDYQIECGRCHHDRPGESIAKPGEALACGSCHPNEFNQEFADNHMDSFPDESYCVRCHHREFDSLIFDHEAHEEYASDCAECHHGTDIEPEPQKCSNCHEDTDENDLISMREAGHTSCANCHEDMFDQGLSSCKSCHTEVDMTEYDGDYSSCESCHEADPRELVLPHMNAFHDQCMSCHEEMGAGPYGPDNCNQCHISR
- a CDS encoding FAD-dependent oxidoreductase; its protein translation is MIITSGLTLFGIGFGAAAILGVASKLLYVKEDPRIAQVEDLLPGANCGGCGYPGCSGCAAAIVAGTTSASTCIVADGDAISAIAAIMGQEVLDREPELAIRDCTGGTRADTAFHYEGVLDCRAAHQLYGGNKECPEGCLGLGSCVRACPFNAIEMGPNHLPIINPELCKACGNCVEACPRGVIHVAGMSARLLHLNQTTDCLAPCRQRCPAQINIPKYIEQIKAGDYDGAVMTIKERNPLLVTCGRVCPRPCETECRRQHVDSPVGINMLKRFVADRELHSGSRLSVPCAKETGKRVAVIGGGPAGLSCAYFLRRLGHSPTIFDAMPALGGQTRYGIPEYRLPKADLDWEIEGILSLGIEAKLNTRFGRDFTLESLKNEGYDAVFIGIGAWQASGMYAEGEDLDGVMGGIEFLTAHALGQKPATGNKVIVVGGGNTAIDAARTCVRLGAEVTLMYRRTRNEMPADVEEIDGAEDEGVQFKFLAAPARVIGDANGKATHLEYYEMELGEPDDSGRRRPVKKEGSEQRMEASLIIPAIGQKPDLTCLYENGDPENCPLETTRWKTIVADPNTFQTAIPGVFTAGDVFTGPDLVVSAIGDGRKAARSIHYHMTQGSVPVSETTQKTMIPYTLFDEVDLVKQKERGVMPHLCHGNEQTCTFHEVEGPLNEAQALAEADRCLRCGLLCYDKDMGPDTKTAEPTKRTR
- a CDS encoding electron transport complex subunit E — translated: MSRLWKEFSKGLTTELPPFKLVLGLCPVLAVTKTAYNGLGMGLAVIFVLTLSNLMISLLRKVIPAKVRIACFIVVAASLVVAVELLMQAYAYPLYQQLGIFVPLIVVNCIILGRAEAFASKNGPLLSIADGAGMGIGFTMSLTFLGGLRELLGTGNLFGAHVVWDGFQPFGLMVEAPGAFISLGVLLALMVFVQNTQRRRRGLALIEAPTHDCKSCGACSNAQKA
- a CDS encoding NADP-dependent methylenetetrahydromethanopterin/methylenetetrahydrofolate dehydrogenase produces the protein MKKKLLLQMDCNPHASVFDAVVAHDAGVDVLLQQSGITPDDVRDQIYGLMFTRGGDDLKNSAAFIGGSDVATGEAMLKAATGSFFGNVRVSVMLDSNGCNTTAAAAVAKLCGNDGLKGKKCVVLAGTGPVGKRAAGLMALEGADVVLTSRRMDRVNEACTEVNERFNVTIQGAEVATEEQAAAALDGAYAVLCAGAAGIQLISKDLWANHPTLKRLGDINAVPPLGIEDTKAHFDGETMNDKIVFGALGIGNLKMKVHRECIKRLFASNDKVFDAEEVYAVAKEML
- a CDS encoding 4Fe-4S dicluster domain-containing protein → MNTQTRKQSARAEMVLTCHCAVVSCGQTVRQGETIATATVPDRGDIHAPFAGKIVHVDRYRIRIDREVGEIVSPAILDDLSGSEFRDRLAKMGADLPVVTNTDRLIINAVDAEPTVMSRQCLLIEHDETLKAGIEALTRIYHPKDMNLAIPDGMNHIMDGMETTIISNDYPAGLDPLVVKAVTGEELPDNTIIIGLETVFHVGRIIETRLPVMETMITVKNTGRIVPLGTPVGTIIEQEGDSIQDRDRIVLGGVLRGEAAASPNQGVARDTLAVAIVSNPSPVAVDTACVGCGECVRRCPARLDPAMITSYAEFGQYDQAAAEHVGTCFECGLCGYYCIARRPMLQYIRLAKAELAKTAAQTDEGTQR
- the rnfG gene encoding RnfABCDGE type electron transport complex subunit G codes for the protein MKGICTMMLVLSLICGISGGTLAVLKETTAPIIEEQELTYVQAPAIALVLEHHDNNPIQDRKKFEVDGASVTVFPAMNNGAPTGVAFETSGKGYGGTIGVMVGFDLESDTLTGIGITTLKETPGLGMRVTEHGYTTQFKGHSIENVTLSKNGGDIQAVAGATISSTGTVAAVQQAIAIYRTLKTQLTNGWS